One Caretta caretta isolate rCarCar2 chromosome 8, rCarCar1.hap1, whole genome shotgun sequence DNA window includes the following coding sequences:
- the PPARGC1B gene encoding peroxisome proliferator-activated receptor gamma coactivator 1-beta isoform X3, with protein sequence MPPSCEAQREGRARRQGPPKSRPQRPCTKVEGPRDRKLSSLQAQSRSCTELHKHLTSTTRCPQTKATWPPDEHQGSSSRSPLSHSANSGDDSDSSEDSLSSSEVPVMPRSSKDGTSDQLASEKAMHTVVKLIRYMHTYCLPPRKLPLRDPADVKHQPCNSPYKRAKPDCPLQIPPLCSQESRTTCTLQSTAGCKKPRATWPEFSILKELLARDLLCDVSKPYRLAKPVYASLVRPHGSRSPGASAQEAEGSPGRYQSRAKMPLEKTELRQSPKAESEAKRETSSPEDATGNHVAHPAQQTSGKVGRKQESTIYAVRRSKRLNPELGHWLSFLDEPPPEPPVPREAAESRAKDALASREPALCPALENFNTEEPVAEVEVGGTDEGDSRCQNHPETRTPPLGSPVEGEGCEVDESQHCTPLHETETPTCLTLSLAQTDPTFGKRNFEQVLTVELCGTAGLTPPTTPPYKPAEEDQYKPDIPHGSAKEEATITSSIPGPRTSAVAVDVSASRKLMKKHPERTELYAHLSRAAVRPSSSEQQGVLKRPFSRSFGDHDYCQVLKPEATLQRKVLKSWEPRSHTEGEHKRRVPDAHYQGSGQGSKEGKGEVLWKECSKQLRDQEIRASLTKHFGFLDSALEDEDTAFCKTPEYDTVFEDSCSESSSPVEEEEEEEDEEHCERPLESKLCLRRNPLARSSLHHCSRSRSSSGSSCCRSRSPANRRTFRCEYSEQCQGGNASWDQIEKRRDKAIGEGRVVYIRNLSSSMSSSELKKRFEVFGEIVECRVLTRNNRGDKYGFITYRCSEHAALSLKNGASLRKRNEPSFQLSYGGLGNLWTRYTDLDSNVEESSPAPVKSKYETMDFDSLLQEAQRSLHR encoded by the exons ATGCCTCCAAGCTGTGAGGCTCAGAGAGAAGGGAGAGCACGACGCCAGGGGCCCCCAAAATCCAGACCCCAGCGACCCTGCACAAAG GTGGAGGGTCCCCGGGACAGAAAGTTGAGCTCTCTCCAGGCTCAAAGTCGGAGCTGCACAGAGCTTCACAAGCACCTCACCTCCACCACACGCTGCCCACAGACCAAAGCCACCTGGCCGCCAGACGAGCACCAAGGCAGCAGCAGCCGCTCCCCTCTGAGTCACTCTGCAAACAGTGGAGACGACAGCGACTCGAGTGAAGACTCACTGAGCTCCAGTGAGGTCCCGGTAATGCCTCGCTCCTCCAAGGATGGCACCAGCGATCAGTTGGCCAGCGAGAAGGCCATGCACACAGTGGTGAAGCTTATCCGCTACATGCATACCTACTGCCTTCCTCCGAGGAAGCTGCCTCTCAGAGACCCTGCAGATGTGAAGCACCAGCCCTGTAACAGCCCCTACAAAAGAGCAAAGCCAGACTGCCCTTTGCAGATACCTCCCCTTTGCAGCCAGGAGAGCCGGACAACCTGCACCTTGCAATCAACAGCCGGCTGCAAGAAGCCTAGAGCCACATGGCCTGAGTTCTCCATCCTGAAGGAGCTACTGGCCCGGGACCTGCTGTGTGACGTGAGCAAGCCATACAGATTGGCCAAACCCGTGTATGCTTCCTTAGTCAGGCCTCATGGCTCCAGGTCTCCTGGAGCATCTGCTCAGGAGGCTGAGGGCTCTCCTGGGAGATATCAGTCCAGAGCCAAAATGCCTCTGGAGAAAACAGAGCTAAGGCAAAGCCCCAAGGCCGAGTCCGAAGCCAAGAGAGAGACCAGCAGCCCAGAGGATGCCACTGGGAACCATGTGGCTCACCCAGCCCAGCAAACCTCAGGGAAAGTGGGACGGAAGCAGGAAAGCACTATTTATGCTGTCCGGCGCTCCAAGAGACTCAACCCTGAGCTCGGCCACTGGCTGTCATTTCTTGATGAGCCTCCCCCAGAGCCACCTGTCCCCAGAGAGGCAGCAGAGAGCCGGGCGAAGGATGCTCTTGCCTCTCGGGAGCCCGCATTGTGCCCAGCCTTGGAGAACTTCAATACAGAAgagccagtggcagaggtggAGGTGGGCGGTACAGACGAGGGGGACAGCAGGTGTCAGAACCACCCAGAGACCCGGACCCCCCCGCTGGGGAGCCCAGTTGAGGGGGAAGGATGTGAGGTGGATGAGAGCCAGCACTGCACCCCATTGCATGAAACAG AAACACCCACGTGTCTCACGCTGTCCTTGGCACAAAC TGATCCTACGTTTGGGAAGAGGAACTTTGAGCAGGTGCTGACTGTAGAGCTGTGTGGGACTGCCG GTCTCACACCGCCTACCACTCCTCCGTACAAGCCTGCTGAGGAGGACCAGTATAAGCCGGACATTCCCCATGGGTCAGCAAAGGAGGAAGCCACCATCACCTCCTCCATCCCGGGGCCAAGAACCTCAGCAGTGGCAGTCGACGTGTCAGCCTCCAGGAAACTCATGAAGAAGCACCCAGAGCGAACAGAGCTTTACGCGCACCTGAGCCGAGCTGCCGTGCGCCCTTCCTCCTCAgagcagcagggggtgctgaAGCGGCCATTTTCTCGCTCTTTTGGGGACCACGACTACTGCCAGGTGCTGAAACCCGAGGCTACGCTCCAGAGGAAAGTGCTGAAATCCTGGGAGCCCCGGAGCCACACGGAGGGTGAGCACAAGCGAAGAGTGCCAGATGCACACTATCAGGGGTCGGGCCAAGGCAGCAAGGAGGGGAAGGGTGAGGTCCTGTGGAAGGAGTGCAGCAAACAGCTCAGAGACCAGGAGATCAGAGCCAGCTTAACCAAGCACTTCGGCTTCCTGGACAGTGCCCTTGAAGATGAGGACACGGCCTTCTGCAAGACCCCCGAGTATGACACTGTCTTCGAAGATAGCTGCAGTGAGAGCAGCTCCCccgtggaggaggaggaggaggaggaagacgaaGAACATTGCGAGCGTCCATTGGAATCCAAGCTTTGTTTGCGCAGGAACCCACTTGCCAGGTCCAGTTTGCACCACTGTTCCCGGAGCAGATCCAGTTCTGGGTCTTCGTGCTGCAGGTCCAGGTCTCCAGCAAACAGACGGACATTCAG ATGTGAATACAGCGAGCAATGTCAAGGGGGAAACGCGAGCTGGGACCAGATTGAGAAGAGACGCGACAAGGCCATT GGTGAAGGCCGGGTGGTGTACATCAGAAACCTCTCCAGCAGCATGAGCTCCAGTGAACTGAAGAAACGCTTCGAAGTGTTTGGGGAGATCGTCGAGTGTCGGGTTCTGACCAGGAATAACAG GGGGGATAAATACGGCTTCATCACCTACCGGTGTTCGGAACACGCCGCCTTATCGCTGAAGAACGGCGCCTCGCTGAGGAAGAGGAATGAGCCCTCATTCCAGCTGAGCTATGGTGGCCTTGGCAACTTGTGGACCAGATACACTGACTTGG